Proteins encoded together in one Drosophila albomicans strain 15112-1751.03 chromosome 2R, ASM965048v2, whole genome shotgun sequence window:
- the LOC127565912 gene encoding protein toll-like, whose protein sequence is MIPHFDWLRSETLQSNLEYLELTDETIKYTTWQYLTKFKKLTFICDSGVNSCELKVDINNRTCPKDCKCTLDREDMRFKIECNTSEYHQEVPELPIPIIGNTSLYFNNANLTTLPSYNLYGYPQVKELYLANNQLSHLAIDQLPENLTYLDIRNNSLQTIDKSVLEFLANRSRIIQILLSGNPWICHCENKHLIIFVKDSANKIVDRKNILCGDVKMGQMTNIFISSICNSLNDTLNMIIIGVSFGIIIVICTYLYYKELILMWLYERNLCVRCIAQAEPDNDLKYDAFLAFSHQDLEFVEEYVEKLERGPSQYQFYFYHRDWLIGECIPDCILRSIEDSKRIIILLTENFIKSSWGRFEFRSAIQATSTNKYKRLIVIVYPGIDINGLYIELRNYIKFNTYLTRDDPQFWRKLMFGMPHKEQTVHTCEESSL, encoded by the exons atgataCCTCATTTCGACTGGCTACG aTCCGAAACCCTTCAATCGAATTTGGAATATTTGGAACTCACTGAtgaaactattaaatatacaacttGGCAGTATTTAACAAAGTTTAAGAAATTAA cTTTCATTTGCGATAGTGGCGTTAACAGTTGCGAACTCAAAGTGGACATCAACAATCGCACATGCCCCAAAGACTGTAAATGTACACTTGATCGAGAGGATATGCGATTTAAGATAGAATGCAATACGTCTGAGTACCATCAAGAAGTTCCTGAGTTACCGATCCCTATAATTGGAAACACTTCTCTGTActttaataatgcaaatctCACCACTTTACCATCATATAACTTATACGGATATCCCCAAGTAAAGGAATTGTACTTAGCAAACAACCAACTTTCACATTTGGCCATTGATCAACTTCCGGAAAATCTGACATATTTAGATATCCGAAATAATAGTCTACAAACCATTGATAAAAGCGTTCTCGAATTTCTCGCTAATCGATCCagaattatacaaattttattatcgGGCAATCCATGGATCTGTCATTGtgaaaacaaacatttaataatattcgtGAAAGACTCTGCAAATAAAATCGTGGATAGAAAAAACATACTTTGTGGAGATGTCAAGATGGGGCAaatgacaaatatttttatatcatcAATTTGTAATTCCTTAAATGACACCTTGAACATGATAATAATCGGAGTATCATTtggaattattattgtaatatgcacatatttatattacaaggAATTAATTCTAATGTGGTTGTATGAACGGAATCTTTGTGTAAGGTGCATAGCCCAAGCGGAACCCGATAATGATCTAAAATACGATGCCTTTCTCGCATTTTCCCACCAAGATTTGGAATTTGTAGAGGAATATGTGGAGAAGCTAGAGAGAGGACCCTCTCAAtatcaattttacttttatcatCGCGACTGGTTGATAGGCGAGTGTATTCCCGATTGCATATTGAGGTCAATCGAAGACTCCAAACGAATAATAATCTTGTTAACGGAGAATTTTATTAAGTCTTCATGGGGTCGATTTGAGTTTCGCTCTGCCATTCAAGCCACATCGACTAATAAATACAAACGACTGATTGTTATAGTGTACCCTGGAATTGATATTAATGGTCTATATATTGAGTTAAGGAACTACATCAAATTCAACACGTATCTGACGAGAGATGATCCACAATTCTGGAGAAAGCTAATGTTCGGGATGCCTCATAAGGAACAGACGGTTCATACGTGTGAAGAAAGCagtttataa
- the LOC127566135 gene encoding protein toll-like gives YGYSQVKELYLANNQLSHLTIDQLPENLTYLDIRNNSLQTIDKSVLEFLANRSRIIQILLSGNPWICHCKNQHLIIFVQDPANKIVDRKNILCGDVKMGRMTNISMSSICYSLNDSLNMIIIGVSFGIIIVICTYLYYKDLILMWLYERNLCVSCIAQAEPDNDLKYDAFLAFSHQDLGFVEEYVEKLERGPSQYQLYFYHRDWLIGECIPDCILRSIEDSKRIIILLTENFIKSSWGRFEFRSAIQATSTNKYKRLIVIVYPGIDINDLDIELRNYMKFNTYLTRDDPQFWRKLMFGMPHKEETVDTCEESSL, from the coding sequence TACGGATATTCCCAAGTAAAGGAATTATATTTAGCAAACAACCAACTTTCACATTTGACCATTGATCAACTTCCGGAAAATCTGACATATTTAGATATCCGAAATAATAGTCTACAAACCATTGATAAAAGTGTTCTCGAATTTCTTGCTAATCGATCCagaattatacaaattttattatcgGGCAATCCATGGATCTGTCATTGTAAAAAccaacatttaataatattcgtGCAAGACCCTGCGAATAAAATCGTGGATAGAAAAAACATACTTTGTGGAGATGTCAAGATGGGGCGAATGACAAATATTTCTATGTCATCAATTTGTTATTCCTTAAATGACAGCTTGAACATGATAATAATCGGAGTATCATTtggaattattattgtaatatgcacatatttatattacaaggATTTAATTCTAATGTGGTTATATGAACGGAATCTTTGTGTAAGCTGCATAGCCCAAGCCGAACCCGATAATGATCTAAAATACGACGCCTTTCTCGCATTTTCCCACCAAGATTTGGGATTTGTAGAGGAATATGTGGAGAAGCTAGAGAGAGGACCCTCTCAATATCAATTATACTTTTATCATCGCGACTGGTTGATAGGCGAGTGCATTCCCGATTGCATATTGAGGTCAATCGAAGACTCCAAACGAATAATAATCTTGTTAACGGAGAATTTTATTAAGTCTTCATGGGGTCGATTTGAGTTTCGCTCTGCCATTCAAGCCACATCGACTAATAAATACAAACGACTTATTGTTATAGTGTACCCTGGAATTGATATTAATGATCTGGATATTGAGTTAAGGAACTACATGAAATTCAACACGTATCTGACGAGAGATGATCCACAATTCTGGAGAAAGCTAATGTTCGGGATGCCTCATAAGGAAGAGACAGTTGATACGTGTGAAGAAAGCagtttataa